A portion of the Pithys albifrons albifrons isolate INPA30051 chromosome 1, PitAlb_v1, whole genome shotgun sequence genome contains these proteins:
- the LOC139671576 gene encoding exophilin-5-like isoform X1, with translation MSKAMTAEPQGPDLSFLNEEEARAIFQVLQRDAELRRAEKKRVSKLLKRKKSEKGLQGVTGEWFEEIKRKKFQNYIDVNRMLKPPLEHQLRKSKNINHKELKMSSRTNPQAQKNTSASFLGFRSPFAWLASFRKSRKTQTQKQPRYDSSAHPSSKVEEMATAEMCNSPMSAEMTGHSFDTNQNEMMEKSIQEWNEQLEKEFFSVLNDLDDQLAQEQAQDPLDRTSSTSSASNVQSSAFPTSKRQIASRGQQRNDWSDIPNTFFPDGLRTLRAKDEHKLFIKPRKLHSAYINWHQTAFPEDCKYGDPLDGNPHLHRRRLSAVSFGRSSEGSLYPPSITQNSGFRHKSCVNRDTAGRSYSVCSLRRCPSSVSSDQLSASSLQHSLARESKNGFVPKFGRQNPKRIPLSSIVWNNTPDLPGQTSAPEKMFRTQSLMEFHATDHGRYPSSLQETKKYTCYHPKHHYRRSISGTNCFSRVSCPDEATSPLPFDNWENYPLYKSENNLSRSYYRDISSHGKFYGNKKNSYGKKDCYPSCADIPQCYSDEAFISPDASFEVFMANLNDQQWPHMKNAKFASQRLENNFHLYSSENTSIKRITRNANRTFSEFTEGCQPWLSCNSSVSSSSIRSDESVFPKSKNQTKPAGLNRNSAVITQRSTKADFTQPGKAEGMQQPDEDMPLQSVLQQADTSYINTQSFSSNSPASAIWQRDVSLINTITSKRQTQVTARGDTEKIYTSNSDKRNVQMKENNCPPNSVFSQPSCILPADERRKEHFLTSQKEWEHSLHYAAQRENIEQHNQSAEAINQDAPKRQSSLLNVASAPSTEKLANCQGRLSCPPEWSSSSSQSSPQALSHKDNSKCLRTPTISSVNCTVTDSEAEGKKTTQVSRIGVSKQISQKTLQNASTLVPKDCNGQFTTSAPQNGNFENIYMRNYDGDCNISENSSSYFCLENGSGEIRSNSPCIERLYKQDSLPRHTSSCSITGSSGRNSSKSHDPLVIYYTLPRKSASIAGSIMSDMPISLPRENRTTYNSLRSETPCRADAFYSNQRDVSCLDSKRSFSTSASLNAAGSNKDYHRPLTKSVNDSVSSTSVDLTDRCRHLSRRESSMFSDYKEGGNFLQKYKTTSTFTVCVDEDHVKYHELVSIYYTLPRRHSKTFCSLFRDNTEDADLPCPKENAQSPRIQNKKNEDHLSLANVFFPTTSEKEEPSYSSDQVPSALVTPQILRTSVDSEEENSHLSPSCKESGSMVHSRKDNSADLSLAENVLSDAVTKEISFGGPQSAAIVAKSGKTISDASDSQNAKMGLKEKKEILQRPTPLMSTLSTPPKPGRRLENPLYSTSTNKITIQKGNSESCCQPPKVNTKKNLNSLLLRSGEKSSLGRSCKTEHAPVENTYRDSTEVKQRVNCLHQTTPLCNSKGSGLQLRADSSRKNANYLNSCSKVFSEPQSKTTEVSTASSADLLLQLDKGSSTDTDEVKNSKIKKEKNSQSIQMDKVYSGVQELERHSEGCLNIKDKVLRVTQDQKITRTAEDENKLLSDFTRDKVKDIEKRKNRPSIKNKLAAVYKTSRKFSSKNLPPKPHISNIFSQNNGNATSSEVNMSLDSLISKDSHQPFLQLEDENQNHSPDADKNTSRPKPAENKKTENENDPSLLVNNTSQRSFTSSYTLKEAISPKKTTAKVENRARLTALFPDRAVTTRNKNSQTLDLRLESKSQPISPSATTSDPQNNEKGRASRRACTPPLPLVSDKNSNTYVNSCLQADTSPEQNLTSQTVLGQCQNTSQSASLENANLNSYQLRKSHAKSQRERHLSESICARDSLETSASGSNILPKDCIHGKRFKSYSELLSCDENENWASDEKKCYSTRNLMYPSVEFGIFGKEQQLAFLENIKRSLTEGRLWRPCLLNNPDAFRDREASSINRAELLSSSSAGSKMSSAASSPRELTDIYGEDPAAYSDSDSDTTTDDEYYLDEVDKESEL, from the exons ATATGACAGTTCTGCTCACCCATCCTCAAAAGTGGAAGAAATGGCAACG GCTGAAATGTGTAATTCCCCAATGTCAGCTGAAATGACTGGTCATTCTTTTGAtacaaaccaaaatgaaatgaTGGAGAAAAGTATACAGGAATGGAATGAACAGCTAGAGAAGGAGTTTTTCAGTG tTCTAAATGATCTGGATGACCAGCTGGCCCAGGAACAAGCCCAGGACCCTTTGGACAGGACAAGTTCTACTAGCAGTGCATCAAATGTCCAATCCAGTGCTTTCCCTACTTCAAAGAGGCAGATTGCTAGTAGGGGGCAACAGAGAAATGACTGGAGTGACATACCTAACACATTTTTCCCAGATGGACTGAGAACACTAAGGGCCAAAGATGAACACAAGCTCTTCATCAAACCAAGGAAATTACACAGTGCATATATAAATTGGCACCAGACAGCCTTTCCAGAAGATTGCAAGTATGGTGATCCACTCGATGGAAACCCCCATCTGCACCGCAGAAGGCTGTCTGCTGTCTCTTTCGGACGGTCTTCAGAAGGGAGCTTATATCCCCCTTCCATAACGCAGAACAGCGGATTCAGGCACAAGAGCTGTGTGAACAGGGATACAGCTGGCAGAAGTTACTCTGTATGTTCCCTTCGTAGATGTCCATCGTCAGTATCTTCTGACCAGCTGTCAGCATCTAGTTTACAGCATTCATTGGCAAGGGAGAGCAAGAATGGTTTTGTACCAAAGTTTGGTCGACAGAACCCAAAGAGAATTCCTCTGTCTTCTATTGTGTGGAACAACACACCAGACTTACCTGGACAAACATCAGCTccagaaaaaatgtttagaaCTCAATCACTGATGGAATTTCATGCTACAGACCATGGTAGATATCCCAGCTCTTTGCAAGAAACGAAGAAATACACATGTTACCATCCAAAACACCACTACAGAAGATCTATTTCAGGCACTAATTGCTTTAGTAGAGTTAGTTGCCCTGATGAAGCTACCTCTCCATTGCCCTTCGATAACTGGGAAAATTATCCTTTAtacaaatcagaaaataatCTCTCTAGATCCTACTATAGAGATATCTCTTCTCATGGCAAATtttatggaaacaaaaaaaattcttacgGAAAAAAAGACTGCTATCCTTCTTGTGCTGATATTCCTCAGTGTTACAGTGATGAAGCGTTTATTTCCCCTGATGCCAGCTTTGAAGTGTTTATGGCTAATTTAAATGACCAGCAGTGGCCACATATGAAGAATGCTAAATTTGCTTCACAGCGCCTGGAGAACAATTTTCACTTGTACTCTTCAGAAAATACAAGTATCAAAAGGATAACAAGAAACGCAAACAGAACTTTTTCAGAATTCACCGAGGGCTGTCAGCCTTGGCTAAGTTGTAACTCTTCAGTTTCTTCATCTAGTATCAGAAGTGATGAGTCAGTCTTTCCTAAATCaaagaaccaaacaaaacctgcaGGACTGAACAGGAATTCAGCTGTCATAACCCAAAGGAGTACTAAAGCAGACTTTACACAaccaggaaaggctgaaggTATGCAACAGCCAGATGAAGACATGCCATTACAGTCAGTTCTTCAACAAGCAGATACAAGCTACATCAACACCCAGAGTTTTTCCTCTAACAGCCCTGCTTCTGCCATATGGCAAAGAGATGTATCTCTCATTAACACGATCACATCAAAGAGACAAACCCAAGTCACTGCCAGAGGAGATACTGAGAAAATTTATACGTCAAACAGTGATAAAAGAAATGtacaaatgaaggaaaataattgccCACCCAACAGTGTGTTCAGTCAGCCTTCCTGTATTTTGCCAGCTGATGAGAGGAGAAAGGAACATTTTCTTACAAGTCAGAAAGAATGGGAACATAGTCTGCATTATGCAGCACAAAGAGAGAACATTGAACAGCATAATCAGAGTGCAGAAGCCATTAACCAAGATGCTCCAAAGAGACAGTCCTCACTGCTGAATGTTGCTTCTGCTCCATCCACTGAAAAATTAGCAAACTGTCAAGGTAGGCTATCCTGTCCTCCTGAATGGTCATCCAGCTCCTCACAAAGCTCTCCACAAGCACTTTCTCATAAAGATAATTCTAAATGCTTAAGAACACCAACTATCTCTTCAGTAAATTGCACAGTTACTGACTCTgaagcagaagggaagaaaacaactCAAGTCAGCAGAATAGGTGTTAGCAaacagatttcacagaaaacactgcaaaatgcAAGCACTTTAGTTCCTAAGGACTGTAATGGACAATTCACTACTAGTGCTCCacaaaatggaaattttgaaaatatatatatgcgTAACTATGATGGTGACTGCAATATCTCTGAAAATAGTTCAAGTTATTTTTGCCTAGAAAATGGAAGTGGAGAAATAAGGAGTAATTCACCTTGTATTGAAAGGCTTTACAAGCAAGACAGCTTGCCAAGACATACCAGTAGCTGCAGTATTACTGGCTCctctggcaggaacagctccaaaTCTCATGATCCCCTTGTTATTTATTACACTTTGCCTAGAAAATCAGCTAGCATTGCTGGCAGTATTATGTCAGATATGCCCATCTCTTTACCTAGAGAAAATAGAACAACATACAATAGTTTAAGGTCTGAAACTCCGTGTAGAGCTGATGCCTTTTATTCTAATCAAAGAGATGTGTCTTGTTTAGACTCAAAACGTTCTTTTTCAACATCAGCATCATTAAATGCTGCTGGAAGTAACAAAGATTACCACAGACCTTTAACCAAAAGTGTTAATGATTCAGTAAGCAGTACATCAGTTGACCTGACAGACAGATGTAGACATCTAAGCAGAAGAGAATCCTCTATGTTTTCAGATTATAAGGAAGGGGGAAATTTTTTGCAGAAATATAAAACCACAAGCACATTTACAGTTTGTGTTGATGAAGATCATGTTAAATATCATGAACTAGTTTCAATTTATTACACATTACCACGGAGGCATTCAAAAACATTTTGTAGCCTCTTTAGAGATAATACAGAGGATGCAGATTTACCTTGTCCCAAAGAAAATGCTCAGTCTCCAAGaatacaaaacaagaaaaatgaagatcATCTGAGTTTagcaaatgtttttttccccactacttcagaaaaagaagagcCTTCATATTCTTCAGATCAAGTACCTTCAGCTCTGGTCACACCTCAGATCTTGAGAACTTCTGTTGATAGTGAAGAAGAGAATTCCCACTTATCCCCTAGCTGTAAGGAGTCAGGGAGTATGGTACATAGCAGGAAAGATAATTCAGCAGATCTTTCTTTAGcagaaaatgtgctttctgACGCAGTGacaaaagaaatttcttttggTGGTCCACAATCCGCTGCAATAGTGGCTAAGTCAGGTAAGACCATTTCTGATGCTTCAGACAGCCAAAATGCAAAAATGGGtctaaaagaaaagaaggaaattttacAAAGACCCACACCACTAATGTCCACTTTATCAACCCCTCCCAAGCCAGGCAGACGTTTAGAGAATCCTTTGTATTCTACTTCAACAAATAAAATCACTATACAGAAGGGAAACTCTGAAAGCTGCTGTCAGCCTCCTAAAGTGAACACCAAGAAAAATCTGAACAGTTTACTCCTCCGCTCAGGAGAGAAGAGTTCCCTTGGAAGGAGTTGTAAGACAGAGCATGCTCCTGTGGAAAATACATACAGGGATAGTACCGAAGTCAAACAGAGAGTAAATTGTCTACACCAAACCACCCCTCTGTGTAATAGCAAAGGTAGTGGACTGCAATTAAGAGCTGACAGttcaagaaaaaatgcaaattatttaaaCTCTTGTAGCAAAGTGTTTTCAGAACCTCAGAGCAAAACAACTGAGGTAAGCACAGCTTCCAGTGCTGATCTATTACTTCAGCTAGACAAAGGGAGTAGCACAGATACAGATGAAGTAAAgaattcaaaaattaaaaaagagaaaaattcacaGAGTATTCAGATGGATAAAGTTTATAGTGGTGTGCAGGAGTTAGAAAGGCACAGTGAAGGCTGTCTGAACATTAAAGATAAAGTCCTCAGGGTTACACAAGATCAGAAGATAACACGGACTGCAGAAGATGAGAACAAGCTGCTCTCTGATTTCACAAGAGACAAAGTCAAAGAtatagaaaaaaggaaaaacagaccttcaattaaaaataaactggcaGCTGTTTACAAAACAAGTAGAAAATTTTCAAGTAAAAATTTACCCCCCAAACCGCACATAAGTAACATTTTTTCACAGAACAATGGAAATGCCACTTCTTCAGAGGTGAACATGTCCCTTGACTCGCTGATTTCAAAGGATTCTcaccagccattcctgcagttGGAGGATGAAAATCAGAATCACAGTCCGGATGCTGATAAGAATACATCAAGACCAAAACCAGCTGAGAATAAGaagactgaaaatgaaaatgatcCTTCTTTGCTTGTTAATAACACCAGTCAGAGGTCTTTTACAAGCTCATACACACTGAAGGAAGCCATCAGTCCCAAAAAAACTACTGCAAAAGTGGAAAATAGGGCAAGACTCACAGCCCTATTTCCAGACAGAGCAGTAACCACAAGAAATAAGAATTCCCAAACACTTGATCTCAGGTTAGAAAGCAAAAGCCAGCCCATCTCGCCCAGTGCTActacatcagacccacagaacaATGAGAAAGGAAGAGCCAGCCGTCGTGCCTGCACACCTCCCTTGCCACTTGTAAGTGACAAAAACTCAAACACCTATGTAAATAGCTGCTTGCAGGCAGAcacaagtccagagcaaaactTGACTTCCCAGACAGTGCTTGGTCAGTGCCAAAATACCTCTCAGTCTGCTAGCTTAGAAAATGCAAACCTCAATAGCTATCAGTTGCGCAAAAGTCATGCGAAAAGCCAGCGTGAGCGTCACCTTTCTGAGAGTATTTGTGCTCGAGATTCCCTTGAGACCTCTGCCTCAGGAAGCAATATTCTACCAAAAGATTGCATACATGGGAAGAGATTTAAATCTTACTCAGAGCTGTTGTCTTgtgatgaaaatgaaaactgggCATCAGACgaaaaaaaatgttacagcACTAGAAATTTGATGTATCCGTCTGTTGAATTTGGTATATTTGGCAAAGAACAACAGTTGGCTTTCCTGGAAAACATCAAGAGGTCACTCACGGAAGGGCGATTATGGAGACCTTGTCTTCTTAATAACCCTGATGCTTTCAGAGATAGAGAGGCCTCTTCTATAAACAGGGCTGAGCTTTTGAGCTCAAGTTCTGCTGGAAGCAAAATGTCATCGGCTGCTTCATCGCCCCGAGAGCTGACTGATATCTATGGGGAAGACCCAGCTGCTTATTCTGACTCAGACAGTGATACCACCACTGATGATGAATACTACCTAGATGAGGTAGATAAAGAATCAGAGCTATGA
- the LOC139671576 gene encoding exophilin-5-like isoform X2 codes for MLQERVYLHGDTEDAHKRYDSSAHPSSKVEEMATAEMCNSPMSAEMTGHSFDTNQNEMMEKSIQEWNEQLEKEFFSVLNDLDDQLAQEQAQDPLDRTSSTSSASNVQSSAFPTSKRQIASRGQQRNDWSDIPNTFFPDGLRTLRAKDEHKLFIKPRKLHSAYINWHQTAFPEDCKYGDPLDGNPHLHRRRLSAVSFGRSSEGSLYPPSITQNSGFRHKSCVNRDTAGRSYSVCSLRRCPSSVSSDQLSASSLQHSLARESKNGFVPKFGRQNPKRIPLSSIVWNNTPDLPGQTSAPEKMFRTQSLMEFHATDHGRYPSSLQETKKYTCYHPKHHYRRSISGTNCFSRVSCPDEATSPLPFDNWENYPLYKSENNLSRSYYRDISSHGKFYGNKKNSYGKKDCYPSCADIPQCYSDEAFISPDASFEVFMANLNDQQWPHMKNAKFASQRLENNFHLYSSENTSIKRITRNANRTFSEFTEGCQPWLSCNSSVSSSSIRSDESVFPKSKNQTKPAGLNRNSAVITQRSTKADFTQPGKAEGMQQPDEDMPLQSVLQQADTSYINTQSFSSNSPASAIWQRDVSLINTITSKRQTQVTARGDTEKIYTSNSDKRNVQMKENNCPPNSVFSQPSCILPADERRKEHFLTSQKEWEHSLHYAAQRENIEQHNQSAEAINQDAPKRQSSLLNVASAPSTEKLANCQGRLSCPPEWSSSSSQSSPQALSHKDNSKCLRTPTISSVNCTVTDSEAEGKKTTQVSRIGVSKQISQKTLQNASTLVPKDCNGQFTTSAPQNGNFENIYMRNYDGDCNISENSSSYFCLENGSGEIRSNSPCIERLYKQDSLPRHTSSCSITGSSGRNSSKSHDPLVIYYTLPRKSASIAGSIMSDMPISLPRENRTTYNSLRSETPCRADAFYSNQRDVSCLDSKRSFSTSASLNAAGSNKDYHRPLTKSVNDSVSSTSVDLTDRCRHLSRRESSMFSDYKEGGNFLQKYKTTSTFTVCVDEDHVKYHELVSIYYTLPRRHSKTFCSLFRDNTEDADLPCPKENAQSPRIQNKKNEDHLSLANVFFPTTSEKEEPSYSSDQVPSALVTPQILRTSVDSEEENSHLSPSCKESGSMVHSRKDNSADLSLAENVLSDAVTKEISFGGPQSAAIVAKSGKTISDASDSQNAKMGLKEKKEILQRPTPLMSTLSTPPKPGRRLENPLYSTSTNKITIQKGNSESCCQPPKVNTKKNLNSLLLRSGEKSSLGRSCKTEHAPVENTYRDSTEVKQRVNCLHQTTPLCNSKGSGLQLRADSSRKNANYLNSCSKVFSEPQSKTTEVSTASSADLLLQLDKGSSTDTDEVKNSKIKKEKNSQSIQMDKVYSGVQELERHSEGCLNIKDKVLRVTQDQKITRTAEDENKLLSDFTRDKVKDIEKRKNRPSIKNKLAAVYKTSRKFSSKNLPPKPHISNIFSQNNGNATSSEVNMSLDSLISKDSHQPFLQLEDENQNHSPDADKNTSRPKPAENKKTENENDPSLLVNNTSQRSFTSSYTLKEAISPKKTTAKVENRARLTALFPDRAVTTRNKNSQTLDLRLESKSQPISPSATTSDPQNNEKGRASRRACTPPLPLVSDKNSNTYVNSCLQADTSPEQNLTSQTVLGQCQNTSQSASLENANLNSYQLRKSHAKSQRERHLSESICARDSLETSASGSNILPKDCIHGKRFKSYSELLSCDENENWASDEKKCYSTRNLMYPSVEFGIFGKEQQLAFLENIKRSLTEGRLWRPCLLNNPDAFRDREASSINRAELLSSSSAGSKMSSAASSPRELTDIYGEDPAAYSDSDSDTTTDDEYYLDEVDKESEL; via the exons ATGCTGCAAGAAAGAGTGTACTTACATGGAGACACAGAAGATGCTCATAAAAG ATATGACAGTTCTGCTCACCCATCCTCAAAAGTGGAAGAAATGGCAACG GCTGAAATGTGTAATTCCCCAATGTCAGCTGAAATGACTGGTCATTCTTTTGAtacaaaccaaaatgaaatgaTGGAGAAAAGTATACAGGAATGGAATGAACAGCTAGAGAAGGAGTTTTTCAGTG tTCTAAATGATCTGGATGACCAGCTGGCCCAGGAACAAGCCCAGGACCCTTTGGACAGGACAAGTTCTACTAGCAGTGCATCAAATGTCCAATCCAGTGCTTTCCCTACTTCAAAGAGGCAGATTGCTAGTAGGGGGCAACAGAGAAATGACTGGAGTGACATACCTAACACATTTTTCCCAGATGGACTGAGAACACTAAGGGCCAAAGATGAACACAAGCTCTTCATCAAACCAAGGAAATTACACAGTGCATATATAAATTGGCACCAGACAGCCTTTCCAGAAGATTGCAAGTATGGTGATCCACTCGATGGAAACCCCCATCTGCACCGCAGAAGGCTGTCTGCTGTCTCTTTCGGACGGTCTTCAGAAGGGAGCTTATATCCCCCTTCCATAACGCAGAACAGCGGATTCAGGCACAAGAGCTGTGTGAACAGGGATACAGCTGGCAGAAGTTACTCTGTATGTTCCCTTCGTAGATGTCCATCGTCAGTATCTTCTGACCAGCTGTCAGCATCTAGTTTACAGCATTCATTGGCAAGGGAGAGCAAGAATGGTTTTGTACCAAAGTTTGGTCGACAGAACCCAAAGAGAATTCCTCTGTCTTCTATTGTGTGGAACAACACACCAGACTTACCTGGACAAACATCAGCTccagaaaaaatgtttagaaCTCAATCACTGATGGAATTTCATGCTACAGACCATGGTAGATATCCCAGCTCTTTGCAAGAAACGAAGAAATACACATGTTACCATCCAAAACACCACTACAGAAGATCTATTTCAGGCACTAATTGCTTTAGTAGAGTTAGTTGCCCTGATGAAGCTACCTCTCCATTGCCCTTCGATAACTGGGAAAATTATCCTTTAtacaaatcagaaaataatCTCTCTAGATCCTACTATAGAGATATCTCTTCTCATGGCAAATtttatggaaacaaaaaaaattcttacgGAAAAAAAGACTGCTATCCTTCTTGTGCTGATATTCCTCAGTGTTACAGTGATGAAGCGTTTATTTCCCCTGATGCCAGCTTTGAAGTGTTTATGGCTAATTTAAATGACCAGCAGTGGCCACATATGAAGAATGCTAAATTTGCTTCACAGCGCCTGGAGAACAATTTTCACTTGTACTCTTCAGAAAATACAAGTATCAAAAGGATAACAAGAAACGCAAACAGAACTTTTTCAGAATTCACCGAGGGCTGTCAGCCTTGGCTAAGTTGTAACTCTTCAGTTTCTTCATCTAGTATCAGAAGTGATGAGTCAGTCTTTCCTAAATCaaagaaccaaacaaaacctgcaGGACTGAACAGGAATTCAGCTGTCATAACCCAAAGGAGTACTAAAGCAGACTTTACACAaccaggaaaggctgaaggTATGCAACAGCCAGATGAAGACATGCCATTACAGTCAGTTCTTCAACAAGCAGATACAAGCTACATCAACACCCAGAGTTTTTCCTCTAACAGCCCTGCTTCTGCCATATGGCAAAGAGATGTATCTCTCATTAACACGATCACATCAAAGAGACAAACCCAAGTCACTGCCAGAGGAGATACTGAGAAAATTTATACGTCAAACAGTGATAAAAGAAATGtacaaatgaaggaaaataattgccCACCCAACAGTGTGTTCAGTCAGCCTTCCTGTATTTTGCCAGCTGATGAGAGGAGAAAGGAACATTTTCTTACAAGTCAGAAAGAATGGGAACATAGTCTGCATTATGCAGCACAAAGAGAGAACATTGAACAGCATAATCAGAGTGCAGAAGCCATTAACCAAGATGCTCCAAAGAGACAGTCCTCACTGCTGAATGTTGCTTCTGCTCCATCCACTGAAAAATTAGCAAACTGTCAAGGTAGGCTATCCTGTCCTCCTGAATGGTCATCCAGCTCCTCACAAAGCTCTCCACAAGCACTTTCTCATAAAGATAATTCTAAATGCTTAAGAACACCAACTATCTCTTCAGTAAATTGCACAGTTACTGACTCTgaagcagaagggaagaaaacaactCAAGTCAGCAGAATAGGTGTTAGCAaacagatttcacagaaaacactgcaaaatgcAAGCACTTTAGTTCCTAAGGACTGTAATGGACAATTCACTACTAGTGCTCCacaaaatggaaattttgaaaatatatatatgcgTAACTATGATGGTGACTGCAATATCTCTGAAAATAGTTCAAGTTATTTTTGCCTAGAAAATGGAAGTGGAGAAATAAGGAGTAATTCACCTTGTATTGAAAGGCTTTACAAGCAAGACAGCTTGCCAAGACATACCAGTAGCTGCAGTATTACTGGCTCctctggcaggaacagctccaaaTCTCATGATCCCCTTGTTATTTATTACACTTTGCCTAGAAAATCAGCTAGCATTGCTGGCAGTATTATGTCAGATATGCCCATCTCTTTACCTAGAGAAAATAGAACAACATACAATAGTTTAAGGTCTGAAACTCCGTGTAGAGCTGATGCCTTTTATTCTAATCAAAGAGATGTGTCTTGTTTAGACTCAAAACGTTCTTTTTCAACATCAGCATCATTAAATGCTGCTGGAAGTAACAAAGATTACCACAGACCTTTAACCAAAAGTGTTAATGATTCAGTAAGCAGTACATCAGTTGACCTGACAGACAGATGTAGACATCTAAGCAGAAGAGAATCCTCTATGTTTTCAGATTATAAGGAAGGGGGAAATTTTTTGCAGAAATATAAAACCACAAGCACATTTACAGTTTGTGTTGATGAAGATCATGTTAAATATCATGAACTAGTTTCAATTTATTACACATTACCACGGAGGCATTCAAAAACATTTTGTAGCCTCTTTAGAGATAATACAGAGGATGCAGATTTACCTTGTCCCAAAGAAAATGCTCAGTCTCCAAGaatacaaaacaagaaaaatgaagatcATCTGAGTTTagcaaatgtttttttccccactacttcagaaaaagaagagcCTTCATATTCTTCAGATCAAGTACCTTCAGCTCTGGTCACACCTCAGATCTTGAGAACTTCTGTTGATAGTGAAGAAGAGAATTCCCACTTATCCCCTAGCTGTAAGGAGTCAGGGAGTATGGTACATAGCAGGAAAGATAATTCAGCAGATCTTTCTTTAGcagaaaatgtgctttctgACGCAGTGacaaaagaaatttcttttggTGGTCCACAATCCGCTGCAATAGTGGCTAAGTCAGGTAAGACCATTTCTGATGCTTCAGACAGCCAAAATGCAAAAATGGGtctaaaagaaaagaaggaaattttacAAAGACCCACACCACTAATGTCCACTTTATCAACCCCTCCCAAGCCAGGCAGACGTTTAGAGAATCCTTTGTATTCTACTTCAACAAATAAAATCACTATACAGAAGGGAAACTCTGAAAGCTGCTGTCAGCCTCCTAAAGTGAACACCAAGAAAAATCTGAACAGTTTACTCCTCCGCTCAGGAGAGAAGAGTTCCCTTGGAAGGAGTTGTAAGACAGAGCATGCTCCTGTGGAAAATACATACAGGGATAGTACCGAAGTCAAACAGAGAGTAAATTGTCTACACCAAACCACCCCTCTGTGTAATAGCAAAGGTAGTGGACTGCAATTAAGAGCTGACAGttcaagaaaaaatgcaaattatttaaaCTCTTGTAGCAAAGTGTTTTCAGAACCTCAGAGCAAAACAACTGAGGTAAGCACAGCTTCCAGTGCTGATCTATTACTTCAGCTAGACAAAGGGAGTAGCACAGATACAGATGAAGTAAAgaattcaaaaattaaaaaagagaaaaattcacaGAGTATTCAGATGGATAAAGTTTATAGTGGTGTGCAGGAGTTAGAAAGGCACAGTGAAGGCTGTCTGAACATTAAAGATAAAGTCCTCAGGGTTACACAAGATCAGAAGATAACACGGACTGCAGAAGATGAGAACAAGCTGCTCTCTGATTTCACAAGAGACAAAGTCAAAGAtatagaaaaaaggaaaaacagaccttcaattaaaaataaactggcaGCTGTTTACAAAACAAGTAGAAAATTTTCAAGTAAAAATTTACCCCCCAAACCGCACATAAGTAACATTTTTTCACAGAACAATGGAAATGCCACTTCTTCAGAGGTGAACATGTCCCTTGACTCGCTGATTTCAAAGGATTCTcaccagccattcctgcagttGGAGGATGAAAATCAGAATCACAGTCCGGATGCTGATAAGAATACATCAAGACCAAAACCAGCTGAGAATAAGaagactgaaaatgaaaatgatcCTTCTTTGCTTGTTAATAACACCAGTCAGAGGTCTTTTACAAGCTCATACACACTGAAGGAAGCCATCAGTCCCAAAAAAACTACTGCAAAAGTGGAAAATAGGGCAAGACTCACAGCCCTATTTCCAGACAGAGCAGTAACCACAAGAAATAAGAATTCCCAAACACTTGATCTCAGGTTAGAAAGCAAAAGCCAGCCCATCTCGCCCAGTGCTActacatcagacccacagaacaATGAGAAAGGAAGAGCCAGCCGTCGTGCCTGCACACCTCCCTTGCCACTTGTAAGTGACAAAAACTCAAACACCTATGTAAATAGCTGCTTGCAGGCAGAcacaagtccagagcaaaactTGACTTCCCAGACAGTGCTTGGTCAGTGCCAAAATACCTCTCAGTCTGCTAGCTTAGAAAATGCAAACCTCAATAGCTATCAGTTGCGCAAAAGTCATGCGAAAAGCCAGCGTGAGCGTCACCTTTCTGAGAGTATTTGTGCTCGAGATTCCCTTGAGACCTCTGCCTCAGGAAGCAATATTCTACCAAAAGATTGCATACATGGGAAGAGATTTAAATCTTACTCAGAGCTGTTGTCTTgtgatgaaaatgaaaactgggCATCAGACgaaaaaaaatgttacagcACTAGAAATTTGATGTATCCGTCTGTTGAATTTGGTATATTTGGCAAAGAACAACAGTTGGCTTTCCTGGAAAACATCAAGAGGTCACTCACGGAAGGGCGATTATGGAGACCTTGTCTTCTTAATAACCCTGATGCTTTCAGAGATAGAGAGGCCTCTTCTATAAACAGGGCTGAGCTTTTGAGCTCAAGTTCTGCTGGAAGCAAAATGTCATCGGCTGCTTCATCGCCCCGAGAGCTGACTGATATCTATGGGGAAGACCCAGCTGCTTATTCTGACTCAGACAGTGATACCACCACTGATGATGAATACTACCTAGATGAGGTAGATAAAGAATCAGAGCTATGA